In Azospirillum sp. TSA2s, one genomic interval encodes:
- the chvE gene encoding multiple monosaccharide ABC transporter substrate-binding protein, translated as MSSPKGSSFSSKFAGLAVGLFVATSALVPAMAQDKPTVGIAMPTKSSARWIDDGNNMVKYFQEKGYKTDLQYAEDDIPNQLAQIENMVTKNDKVLVIAAIDGTTLTDVLQKAAEQGVKVIAYDRLIRNSPNVDYYATFDNFQVGVLQASYIEKALGLKDGKGPFNIELFGGSPDDNNAYFFYNGAMSVLQPYIDSGKLKVQSGQIGMDKVSTLRWDGAVAQARMDNLLSAYYGDKKLDAVLSPYDGLSIGIISSLKGVGYGTPQQPMPVVTGQDAEVPSVKSILAGEQRSTVFKDTRELAKVTVGMVDDLLAGRKPQVNDTKTYDNGKKVVPSYLLKPVSVDASNWKQVLVDSGYYKESQIK; from the coding sequence ATGTCGTCTCCTAAAGGGTCTTCTTTCAGCTCCAAGTTCGCCGGCCTCGCCGTCGGCCTGTTCGTCGCCACCAGCGCTCTCGTCCCGGCCATGGCCCAGGACAAGCCGACCGTCGGCATCGCCATGCCGACCAAGTCGTCGGCGCGCTGGATCGACGACGGCAACAACATGGTCAAGTATTTCCAGGAAAAGGGATACAAGACCGATCTGCAATATGCAGAGGACGACATCCCCAACCAGCTCGCCCAGATCGAGAACATGGTCACCAAGAACGACAAGGTTCTGGTGATCGCCGCCATCGACGGGACGACGCTGACCGACGTGCTGCAGAAGGCGGCCGAACAGGGCGTCAAGGTCATCGCCTACGACCGCCTGATCCGCAATTCGCCGAACGTCGATTACTACGCCACCTTCGACAACTTCCAGGTCGGCGTCCTCCAGGCCTCCTACATCGAGAAGGCTCTCGGCCTCAAGGACGGCAAGGGTCCGTTCAACATCGAGCTGTTCGGCGGCTCGCCCGACGACAACAACGCCTACTTCTTCTACAACGGCGCCATGTCGGTGCTTCAGCCCTACATCGACAGCGGCAAGCTGAAGGTGCAGAGCGGCCAGATCGGCATGGACAAGGTGTCCACCCTGCGCTGGGACGGCGCCGTCGCCCAGGCCCGCATGGACAACCTGCTCAGCGCCTATTACGGCGACAAGAAGCTGGACGCCGTGCTGTCGCCCTATGACGGGCTCAGCATCGGCATCATCTCGTCGCTGAAGGGTGTCGGCTATGGGACGCCGCAGCAGCCGATGCCGGTCGTCACCGGCCAGGACGCCGAGGTGCCGTCGGTCAAGTCGATCCTGGCGGGCGAACAGCGCTCCACCGTCTTCAAGGACACCCGCGAACTGGCGAAGGTCACGGTCGGCATGGTCGACGACCTGCTGGCCGGCCGCAAGCCGCAGGTCAACGACACCAAGACCTACGACAACGGCAAGAAGGTGGTTCCCTCCTATCTGCTGAAGCCGGTCAGCGTCGACGCCTCCAACTGGAAGCAGGTCCTGGTCGACAGCGGCTATTACAAGGAATCGCAGATCAAGTGA